A single window of Microbacterium oryzae DNA harbors:
- a CDS encoding metal-dependent hydrolase — protein sequence MMGTSHAASGAAAWIALTATALPAVGVHELTPAAVLLGAPIAAGAALLPDADHHSATVARAVPVAGRLAAEVLGAVSGGHRKGMHSLLAVVAVMIGMRFLGQLVWQPGGDAEPFLLGVALAVAACTAPALKALRIARRWGPAWLGGAALGAIAGLLAPEQLTWLPWCLGVGYVAHIVGDLLTTGGVPFLWPIRIPAPRWARRTPLLRHVWLRGGGVAVPVLGDTGSGREKLLALALGAYALWGICAEAATAIRLGS from the coding sequence ATGATGGGGACCTCTCACGCCGCCAGCGGTGCCGCCGCCTGGATCGCGCTCACTGCCACGGCCCTTCCCGCCGTCGGCGTCCACGAGCTGACGCCCGCCGCGGTCCTCCTCGGCGCGCCCATCGCCGCGGGGGCGGCGCTCCTGCCCGATGCCGATCACCACAGCGCGACCGTGGCCCGTGCGGTTCCCGTCGCCGGGCGACTGGCCGCCGAGGTGCTCGGCGCGGTGTCCGGCGGGCACCGCAAGGGCATGCACTCGCTGCTGGCGGTCGTCGCAGTGATGATCGGCATGCGCTTCCTCGGCCAGCTCGTCTGGCAGCCCGGCGGCGACGCGGAGCCGTTCCTTCTCGGCGTCGCGCTGGCCGTCGCGGCGTGCACCGCGCCCGCACTCAAGGCACTCCGCATCGCGCGGCGCTGGGGGCCGGCCTGGCTCGGCGGCGCGGCGCTCGGCGCCATCGCGGGCCTGCTCGCTCCCGAGCAGCTGACGTGGCTGCCCTGGTGCCTCGGCGTCGGCTACGTCGCGCATATCGTCGGCGATCTGCTGACGACCGGCGGCGTGCCGTTCCTCTGGCCGATCCGCATCCCCGCGCCCCGGTGGGCGCGGCGCACTCCCTTGCTGCGCCACGTCTGGCTGCGTGGCGGCGGCGTCGCGGTGCCGGTGCTCGGCGACACGGGGTCGGGGCGCGAGAAGCTGCTCGCCCTCGCACTCGGCGCCTACGCGCTCTGGGGAATCTGCGCGGAAGCCGCCACGGCCATCCGCCTGGGGAGCTGA
- a CDS encoding nitroreductase family protein, protein MSTPTSGSALESVRARRSWSKVTDDAPTREELLPLIAAASRVADHANLTPWRLIELRGDDRLRLGRAIGEATGDGPSMKPLRAPLLIAIVSSPQPSDKVEEWEQEAVASGVAHMLSLLLDEAGWGVMWRTGGFVRAAAVAKAHGLTRREKLLGWLYVGGRPPREREAFRAAVDPDRVLGRMPGGDAR, encoded by the coding sequence GTGAGCACGCCGACCTCGGGCTCGGCGCTGGAGTCCGTCCGAGCCCGACGCTCCTGGTCGAAGGTCACCGACGACGCACCCACGCGCGAGGAGCTGCTGCCCCTCATCGCGGCGGCCTCGCGCGTCGCCGACCACGCGAATCTCACGCCGTGGCGGCTCATCGAGCTGCGCGGCGACGATCGGCTGCGCCTCGGCCGGGCCATCGGCGAGGCGACCGGCGACGGCCCCTCCATGAAGCCGCTGCGCGCGCCGCTTCTCATCGCGATCGTCTCGAGCCCCCAGCCGAGCGACAAGGTCGAGGAGTGGGAGCAGGAGGCGGTGGCATCGGGCGTCGCGCACATGCTGAGCCTGCTCCTCGACGAGGCGGGGTGGGGCGTCATGTGGCGCACCGGCGGATTCGTCCGCGCCGCCGCTGTCGCGAAGGCGCACGGCCTCACGCGCCGCGAGAAGCTGCTCGGCTGGCTCTACGTCGGCGGGCGCCCGCCCCGCGAACGGGAGGCGTTCCGCGCGGCGGTCGACCCCGACCGCGTGCTCGGGCGGATGCCCGGCGGGGACGCCCGCTAG
- the msrB gene encoding peptide-methionine (R)-S-oxide reductase MsrB, with protein MSYQVEKSDEQWREELSPEQYAVLREAGTERPWTGELLDEERAGLYTCAACGSELFQSGTKFDSHCGWPSFYESVRPEAVQLLEDSSHGMVRTEVRCADCGSHLGHVFPDGFGTPTGDRYCMNSLSLNFTPEA; from the coding sequence ATGTCGTACCAGGTCGAGAAGTCTGATGAGCAGTGGCGCGAGGAGCTCTCGCCCGAGCAGTACGCGGTGCTGCGTGAGGCCGGGACCGAGCGGCCGTGGACGGGCGAGCTCCTCGACGAGGAGCGCGCGGGTCTCTACACGTGTGCGGCGTGCGGCTCGGAGCTGTTCCAGAGCGGCACGAAGTTCGACTCGCACTGCGGATGGCCGAGCTTCTACGAGTCGGTCCGGCCGGAGGCCGTGCAGCTGCTCGAGGACAGCAGCCACGGGATGGTGCGCACCGAGGTCCGCTGCGCGGACTGCGGCTCGCACCTCGGCCATGTCTTCCCCGACGGCTTCGGCACCCCGACCGGCGACCGCTACTGCATGAACTCGCTGTCGCTGAACTTCACGCCAGAGGCGTGA
- a CDS encoding DUF2332 domain-containing protein has product MDEVEQVRERFARFAAEEAPGRSHVYEEWALRVASDDALAAVLARIPAAHRQPPLVFAVTRLLGAPLDAAEWAAFVFARADDIVAECAARSLQTNEPLRCAALLPALSLIDGPIALLELGASGGLCLYPDRYSYRYAVSSGEGMAVDPVDGPSRVVLAAEWDGPPTPLRMPEVVWRAGIDLEPRDPHSDADRTWLTTLVWPGEEGRRERIETALDIAAAAPPLLVSGDAGDAALLRAVAAGAPREATLVVSTPGVLPYLPRARRDALIAAIREMDARWITLDAPGLHDGWTAPIDRGAWPGGFALALDGRVLAAADPLGARVAWRA; this is encoded by the coding sequence ATGGACGAGGTCGAGCAGGTCAGGGAGCGCTTCGCGCGCTTCGCCGCGGAGGAGGCCCCCGGGCGCTCGCACGTGTACGAGGAGTGGGCGCTCCGCGTCGCGTCGGACGACGCGCTCGCCGCCGTTCTCGCGCGCATTCCGGCCGCGCACCGCCAGCCGCCGCTCGTGTTCGCCGTCACGCGGCTGCTCGGCGCTCCGCTCGACGCGGCGGAGTGGGCCGCCTTCGTCTTCGCCCGCGCCGACGACATCGTCGCCGAGTGCGCTGCCCGCAGCCTGCAGACCAACGAGCCGCTGCGGTGCGCGGCGCTGCTCCCCGCCCTGTCGCTCATCGACGGGCCGATCGCCCTCCTCGAGCTGGGCGCCTCCGGCGGCCTGTGCCTGTACCCCGACCGCTACTCCTATCGCTACGCCGTCTCCTCCGGCGAGGGGATGGCGGTGGATCCGGTGGATGGACCGTCTCGCGTCGTGCTCGCTGCAGAGTGGGACGGACCGCCGACGCCGCTGCGGATGCCCGAGGTCGTGTGGCGCGCGGGCATCGACCTGGAGCCGCGCGACCCGCACAGCGATGCCGACCGCACCTGGCTCACGACCCTGGTGTGGCCGGGGGAGGAGGGGCGGCGCGAGCGCATCGAGACGGCCCTCGACATCGCGGCAGCCGCTCCGCCGCTGCTGGTGTCGGGCGACGCGGGCGACGCGGCCCTCCTCCGTGCCGTCGCCGCCGGCGCTCCCCGTGAGGCGACGCTCGTCGTCTCGACGCCCGGCGTGCTGCCGTACCTGCCGCGCGCGCGCCGCGACGCCCTGATCGCCGCCATCCGGGAGATGGACGCGCGGTGGATCACGCTGGACGCTCCCGGTCTGCATGACGGATGGACCGCGCCGATCGATCGCGGCGCGTGGCCCGGCGGCTTCGCGCTCGCCCTCGACGGGCGAGTGCTCGCCGCGGCCGACCCGCTGGGCGCGCGCGTCGCGTGGCGAGCCTGA
- a CDS encoding DUF3263 domain-containing protein produces the protein MPSARDLDDRARAILAFEASWNGHGGAKEEAIRAQLGLTPARYYQLLGRLIETEAALAADPLLVHRLRRVRDERTAARLRVASGSTETAR, from the coding sequence ATGCCGTCCGCACGCGACCTCGATGACCGCGCCCGCGCCATCCTCGCCTTCGAGGCGAGCTGGAACGGGCACGGCGGCGCGAAGGAGGAGGCGATCCGCGCGCAGCTCGGGCTGACGCCGGCGCGGTACTACCAGCTGCTCGGCCGGCTCATCGAGACCGAGGCGGCGCTCGCCGCGGACCCGCTGCTCGTGCACCGGCTGCGTCGCGTGCGCGACGAGCGCACGGCAGCGCGCCTCCGCGTCGCCAGCGGATCCACCGAGACCGCCCGATAG
- a CDS encoding LytR C-terminal domain-containing protein has translation MPSSYPRDRFDEIPRTSGRVGAHRAENPGMSTAAMLLWAAVATVVLMIVGIVVFLQLSHQSTAPTASTPSSTVQTTDPVVDTSYSVLVLNGTATEGLDDEVADQLTAAGFAEDALTTADSETTDFEATTVFYAAPEDEAAARGLAEAIGTAQVAESTTYSAEGEKQLTVVVGLDRAAAR, from the coding sequence ATGCCGAGCAGCTACCCCCGGGACCGCTTCGACGAGATCCCCCGCACATCGGGGCGCGTCGGCGCGCATCGCGCGGAGAACCCCGGGATGAGCACGGCCGCGATGCTCCTGTGGGCGGCGGTCGCCACGGTCGTGCTCATGATCGTGGGCATCGTCGTCTTCCTGCAGCTCTCGCACCAGAGCACGGCACCGACCGCGTCGACCCCGTCGTCGACCGTGCAGACCACGGATCCCGTGGTCGACACCTCCTACTCCGTGCTCGTCCTCAACGGCACCGCCACCGAGGGCCTCGATGACGAGGTCGCCGACCAGCTCACGGCGGCCGGATTCGCCGAGGACGCTCTCACGACCGCCGACTCGGAGACGACCGACTTCGAGGCGACGACCGTGTTCTACGCGGCCCCCGAAGACGAGGCGGCCGCCCGCGGTCTCGCCGAGGCGATCGGCACGGCGCAGGTGGCCGAGAGCACCACCTACAGCGCTGAGGGCGAGAAGCAGCTGACGGTCGTCGTGGGGCTGGACCGCGCGGCCGCGCGCTGA
- the groL gene encoding chaperonin GroEL (60 kDa chaperone family; promotes refolding of misfolded polypeptides especially under stressful conditions; forms two stacked rings of heptamers to form a barrel-shaped 14mer; ends can be capped by GroES; misfolded proteins enter the barrel where they are refolded when GroES binds), protein MAKIIAFDEEARRGLERGLNTLADAVKVTLGPRGRNVVLEKKWGAPTITNDGVSIAKEIELDDPYEKIGAELVKEVAKKTDDVAGDGTTTATVLAQALVREGLRNVAAGADPISLKRGIEKAVKAVTDELLSSAKEIESKEQIAATASISAADPSIGELIAEAIDKVGKEGVVTVEEAQAFGTELELTEGMRFDKGYLNPYFVTDPERQEAVFEDPYILIANQKISNIKDLLPVVDKVIQSGKELVIIAEDVEGEALATLVLNKIRGIFKSVAVKAPGFGDRRKAQLQDIAILTGGQVITEEVGLKLENTDLDLLGRARKVIITKDETTIVEGAGEADQIEGRVTQIRREIENTDSDYDREKLQERLAKLAGGVAVIKAGAATEVELKERKHRIEDAVRNAKAAVEEGIVPGGGVALIQAAKVAFQGLELSGDEATGANIVKIAIEAPLKQIALNAGLEPGVVANKVAELPVGQGLNAATGEYVDLFAAGIIDPAKVTRSALQNAASIAGLFLTTEAVVADKPEKAAAAPADPTGGMDF, encoded by the coding sequence ATGGCAAAGATCATCGCTTTCGACGAAGAGGCCCGTCGCGGCCTCGAGCGCGGCCTCAACACGCTGGCCGACGCCGTCAAGGTGACGCTCGGCCCGCGTGGTCGCAACGTCGTACTCGAGAAGAAGTGGGGCGCTCCCACCATCACGAACGACGGCGTCTCCATCGCCAAGGAGATCGAGCTCGACGACCCGTACGAGAAGATCGGCGCTGAGCTCGTCAAGGAGGTCGCGAAGAAGACCGACGACGTCGCCGGTGACGGCACGACGACGGCCACCGTCCTCGCCCAGGCGCTGGTCCGCGAGGGCCTCCGCAACGTCGCCGCAGGCGCCGACCCCATCAGCCTGAAGCGCGGCATCGAGAAGGCCGTCAAGGCCGTCACCGACGAGCTGCTCTCCAGCGCCAAGGAGATCGAGTCCAAGGAGCAGATCGCGGCCACGGCCTCGATCTCCGCCGCTGACCCCTCGATCGGCGAGCTGATCGCCGAGGCGATCGACAAGGTCGGCAAGGAGGGCGTCGTCACGGTCGAGGAGGCCCAGGCCTTCGGCACCGAGCTCGAGCTCACGGAGGGCATGCGCTTCGACAAGGGCTACCTGAACCCGTACTTCGTCACGGACCCGGAGCGCCAGGAGGCGGTCTTCGAGGACCCGTACATCCTCATCGCGAACCAGAAGATCTCCAACATCAAGGACCTTCTGCCCGTCGTCGACAAGGTGATCCAGTCGGGCAAGGAGCTCGTCATCATCGCCGAGGACGTCGAGGGCGAGGCGCTCGCGACCCTGGTGCTGAACAAGATCCGCGGCATCTTCAAGTCGGTCGCCGTCAAGGCTCCCGGCTTCGGCGACCGTCGCAAGGCGCAGCTGCAGGACATCGCGATCCTCACCGGCGGCCAGGTCATCACGGAGGAGGTCGGCCTCAAGCTCGAGAACACCGACCTCGACCTGCTCGGCCGTGCCCGCAAGGTCATCATCACCAAGGACGAGACCACCATCGTCGAGGGCGCCGGCGAGGCGGACCAGATCGAGGGCCGCGTCACGCAGATCCGTCGCGAGATCGAGAACACCGACAGCGACTACGACCGCGAGAAGCTCCAGGAGCGCCTCGCGAAGCTCGCCGGCGGCGTCGCCGTCATCAAGGCGGGAGCCGCGACCGAGGTCGAGCTCAAGGAGCGCAAGCACCGCATCGAGGACGCTGTCCGCAACGCGAAGGCGGCCGTCGAGGAGGGCATCGTCCCCGGTGGTGGCGTCGCGCTCATCCAGGCCGCCAAGGTGGCGTTCCAGGGCCTCGAGCTCTCGGGCGACGAGGCGACCGGTGCGAACATCGTGAAGATCGCGATCGAGGCTCCGCTCAAGCAGATCGCCCTCAACGCGGGCCTCGAGCCCGGCGTCGTCGCGAACAAGGTCGCCGAGCTCCCCGTGGGCCAGGGCCTCAACGCCGCGACCGGCGAGTACGTCGACCTGTTCGCCGCGGGCATCATCGACCCGGCGAAGGTCACGCGCTCCGCGCTGCAGAACGCCGCGTCGATCGCCGGCCTCTTCCTCACCACGGAGGCCGTCGTCGCCGACAAGCCGGAGAAGGCAGCCGCCGCTCCTGCCGACCCCACGGGCGGCATGGACTTCTGA
- a CDS encoding WXG100 family type VII secretion target, translating into MPIFSADSDAIVSQSVNVRATCDRLQSESDTLLGQLAELQSVWQGSAAAGFQGVMDQWRSAQLAIQDSLASIGQALNIAGTQYADAEQSAAAMFH; encoded by the coding sequence ATGCCCATCTTCTCCGCCGACAGCGATGCCATCGTCTCGCAGTCCGTCAACGTCCGCGCCACCTGCGACCGCCTGCAGAGCGAGTCCGACACGCTGCTGGGTCAGCTCGCGGAGCTGCAGTCCGTCTGGCAGGGGTCGGCGGCCGCGGGCTTCCAGGGCGTCATGGACCAGTGGCGCTCCGCGCAGCTGGCCATCCAGGATTCGCTCGCCTCCATCGGGCAGGCGCTGAACATCGCCGGCACCCAGTACGCCGACGCCGAGCAGTCGGCCGCGGCGATGTTCCACTGA